One Silurus meridionalis isolate SWU-2019-XX chromosome 10, ASM1480568v1, whole genome shotgun sequence genomic window carries:
- the ddah2 gene encoding N(G),N(G)-dimethylarginine dimethylaminohydrolase 2, with amino-acid sequence MANVCPYGRFTHAVVRGIPQSPSVGEVEVEVAKLQRQYGVLVGTLRQKVGLQVLEIPADTHTNTHLPESWRIEDMAIIQGNTALLTHPLNQERCQEVEAVRRVLTELNLTIVEIEDDGATLEGSDVLFTGREFFVGLSKHTNQRGAQILAETFQDFAVSTVPVSSGTRLKNICSMGGPETIIFSNSEGARKTLRVMEQLTDHHYDILSVAEDAAANCVYVRGAGEADYLLHPTQDECPNSVSAFQKLQGYKLLPTSCSEASKLGGALSSFCLLINRKLPY; translated from the exons ATGGCGAACGTGTGTCCGTACGGCCGATTCACCCACGCCGTGGTGCGTGGTATCCCTCAGTCCCCCAGCGTGGgcgaggtggaggtggaggtggcgAAGTTGCAGCGGCAGTACGGAGTGTTAGTGGGGACCCTGAGGCAGAAGGTGGGACTGCAGGTGCTGGAGATccctgctgacacacacaccaacacacaccttcCTGAGAGCTGGAGGATAGAGGACATGGCCATCATACAGGGGAACACAGCGCTCCTCACACATCCGCTCAACCAGGAAAGATGCCAGGAG gtggaggCAGTGAGGCGTGTCCTCACCGAGCTAAACCTGACCATAGTGGAGATAGAGGACGATGGAGCCACACTGGAAGGCAGCGATGTGCTCTTCACTGGGAGAGAGTTCTTTGTCGGTCTTTCCAAACACACCAACCAGCGTGGAGCTCAGATCCTCGCCGAAACCTTTCAG gacttTGCGGTGTCCACAGTTCCTGTGTCTTCTGGTACTCGTCTGAAGAACATCTGCTCAATGGGGGGTCCTGAGACCATTATCTTCAGTAATAGTGAGGGGGCGAGGAAGACACtgagg gTGATGGAGCAGTTGACCGATCATCACTATGACATCTTGTCTGTAGCGGAGGACGCTGCTGCTAACTGTGTGTACGTACGCGGAGCAGGTGAAGCTGATTATCTGCTTCACCCCACACAGGACGAATGTCCCAACAGTGTCTCT GCCTTCCAGAAGTTACAGGGCTATAAGCTGCTCCCTACATCGTGCAGTGAGGCGTCCAAACTCGGGGGGGCGCTGTCCTCTTTCTGCCTGCTCATCAACAGGAAACTCCCATACTAA
- the rps5 gene encoding 40S ribosomal protein S5: protein MADWETAPAVAETPEIKLFGKWSTDDVQINDISLQDYIAVKEKYAKYLPHSGGRYAAKRFRKAQCPIVERLTNSMMMHGRNNGKKLMTVRIVKHAFEIIHLLTGENPLQVLVNAIINSGPREDSTRIGRAGTVRRQAVDVSPLRRVNQAIWLLCTGAREAAFRNIKTIAECLADELINAAKGSSNSYAIKKKDELERVAKSNR, encoded by the exons ATGGCGGACTGGGAGACTGCGCCGGCTGTAGCCGAGACGCCCGAGATCAAGCTGTTCGGGAAATGGAGCACAGACGACGTGCAGATTAATGACATCTCCCTTCAG GACTACATTGCTGTGAAGGAGAAGTATGCCAAGTACCTCCCTCACTCCGGAGGGCGCTATGCTGCCAAGCGTTTCCGTAAGGCCCAGTGCCCCATTGTGGAACGTCTCACCAACTCCATGATGATGCACGGACGCAACAACGGCAAGAAGCTGATGACCGTGCGCATTGTTAAACACGCCTTCGAGATCATCCACCTGCTCACTGGAGAG AATCCCCTGCAGGTCCTGGTGAACGCCATCATCAACAGCGGCCCACGTGAAGACTCCACCCGTATCGGCAGAGCTGGAACGGTCAGGAGACAGGCCGTGGACGTGTCCCCACTCCGCAGGGTCAACCag gccATCTGGCTGCTGTGCACCGGGGCGAGAGAAGCCGCCTTCAGGAACATCAAGACTATTGCTGAGTGCTTGGCTGACGAGCTCATCAACGCCGCTAAG GGTTCGTCAAACTCGTACGCCATCAAGAAGAAGGACGAGCTGGAGAGAGTGGCCAAGTCCAACCGTTAA